From a region of the Zingiber officinale cultivar Zhangliang chromosome 10B, Zo_v1.1, whole genome shotgun sequence genome:
- the LOC122029668 gene encoding uncharacterized protein LOC122029668 gives MSDVNLNDFFDLKGMGTKVHCKSYLPGFPPPGDLNEDSNFSWTLFCEHKSIGRQLYNDFQPRGVGSCLAYDKDMLKRTMLEHEAIFQNQVYELHRVYRIQKELMHELKKTQMNGYSQTSNSSMLVSRLRSELDEKGWLAPHQPLMTKPNVIQDSEDDKVSLHFLNKDMTPRKHGKCVESDKPEETEPKKFTGRILDLHLPADVYIEKEVTEKIERENIHGIEAENGVKLTLGSIDIHGFRKGCLKSNWDSDDQSVHSLADLNEPITESWENEAVNSNIHKLDGVNVLSKELEKPCLLTESESKTKFPHIYLSNNDGANSLDAETVGIIQEQQTLNDCAGQSIADTNECPSSSEQLKLKFDKSEENYLLEQDEIRTWFREKTICIENSANPGLPTSLNNPRLKASQVTPLSAAYPPAPACTKPMQIIGQPPVSLQALPCFKSYNGYSQPHRGLDNLVLSHTSGYRHAIQMNLTSLANIQHLQSNLGKSNLSDSNGSSPYESSQNHELQRPFKDSKFGNFESLKGLNLNQAILCGTQDGFADQENLVRKHEEAPDKFIWPREWSSCNGHADRKENDTRSNVHFNAEFRGLEIKSLDADLASNLGKGKGFRNCSQGLESEINLNCEVIPVTENKLCEASTEGIPSSLPMAAAVGKLTCQIDLEVPADELEDNDMDVYINQPIAAAVMSAEKISSLDVCIKSAADAIISMSIDAHNHLDNITSIPSAPATCDSLHLLAKIATCIVESFEASGDDGLDFFESMTLKLDELKADEYSCKSFKHEKPKDDEKSTCSMLSRSRRAQAKKRTQRRDFKKDVLPALTSLSKHEVTEDLQVLGGITRASKLQLTGSTKTKRSKHKTSSQRGRRQARSLAIAIAEMHNSPPRTLPIHTELENARSSIMGWGRTTRRCPRQRTANAAAP, from the exons ATGAGTGATGTGAACTTGAACGATTTTTTTGATTTGAAAG GAATGGGAACAAAAGTGCACTGCAAAAGCTACCTTCCTGGGTTTCCGCCGCCAGGGGATCTAAACGAAGATTCCAACTTCAGCTGGACACTGTTTTGTGAACACAAATCTATCGGCAGACAACTGTACAACGATTTCCAGCCAAGGGGAGTTGGAAGCTGTTTGGCATATGACAAAGACATGTTGAAGAGAACAATGCTAGAACATGAAGCTATATTCCAGAATCAG GTTTATGAACTTCATCGTGTTTATAGAATACAGAAGGAGCTGATGCATGAGCTTAAGAAAACACAAATGAACGGATATTCCCAGACTTCGAATTCGAGCATGCTTGTATCTAGATTGCGTTCTGAGTTGGATGAAAAGGGATGGCTTGCACCTCATCAACCTCTAATGACTAAACCAAATGTTATACAAGATAGCGAGGACGACAAAGTCTCTTTGCACTTTCTGAATAAAGACATGACTCCAAGGAAACATGGGAAATGTGTTGAGAGTGACAAACCAGAGGAAACTGAGCCCAAGAAATTTACTGGAAGAATTTTGGATCTTCATCTCCCTGCTGATGTTTACATAGAAAAGGAGGTTACTGAAAAAATTGAAAGAGAAAATATTCATGGCATCGAGGCTGAAAATGGTGTCAAATTAACTCTTGGCAGCATCGATATTCATGGATTCAGAAAAGGTTGCTTAAAATCAAATTGGGATTCTGATGATCAATCAGTTCATAGTTTGGCTGATCTGAATGAGCCTATTACAGAGTCTTGGGAGAATGAGGCTGTCAATTCAAATATACATAAATTGGATGGTGTGAATGTACTCTCCAAAGAACTTGAAAAGCCTTGTTTATTGACAGAATCAGAATCAAAAACGAAGTTTCCACATATTTATCTCTCCAATAATGATGGCGCAAACAGCCTCGATGCAGAGACAGTTGGGATAATACAAGAACAACAGACACTCAACGATTGTGCTG GGCAAAGTATCGCCGATACCAATGAATGCCCAAGTTCCTCTGAGCAACTAAAGTTGAAATTTGATAAATCTGAAGAAAATTACTTGCTTGAGCAAGATGAAATAAGGACTTGGTTTCGAGAGAAAACTATCTGCATTGAAAATTCTGCTAATCCAGGTCTACCAACTAGCTTGAATAATCCTAGACTTAAAGCTTCTCAGGTCACTCCGTTATCGGCAGCATATCCACCAGCTCCAGCTTGCACAAAGCCAATGCAGATTATTGGCCAACCTCCAGTCTCACTTCAAGCATTACCTTGTTTCAAGAGCTACAATGGTTATTCACAGCCACACAGGGGACTTGATAATTTAGTCTTATCCCACACTAGTGGGTATCGTCATGCCATTCAAATGAACTTGACTTCTTTGGCTAATATACAACATCTGCAGAGCAACCTTGGAAAATCAAATCTCAGTGACAGTAATGGTAGTTCACCATATGAAAGCTCCCAAAACCATGAACTCCAAAGACCCTTCAAGGACTCAAAGTTCGGAAATTTTGAGTCTCTGAAGGGTTTGAATTTGAACCAGGCAATTCTGTGTGGAACTCAAGATGGTTTTGCAGACCAAGAAAATTTAGTTAGGAAGCATGAGGAAGCCCCTGACAAATTTATTTGGCCTAGAGAATGGTCATCTTGCAATGGTCATGCTGACAGAAAAGAAAATGACACTAGATCCAATGTGCATTTCAATGCTGAATTTAGAGGATTAGAAATCAAAAGCCTGGATGCTGATCTTGCAAGCAATCTTGGAAAAGGAAAAGGATTTAGAAATTGCAGTCAAGGTTTAGAAAGCGAGATTAATTTGAATTGTGAGGTAATACCTGTTACCGAAAATAAACTGTGTGAAGCTTCAACTGAAGGTATTCCATCTTCACTTCCTATGGCTGCGGCTGTTGGCAAATTGACTTGCCAAATTGATCTGGAAGTACCAGCTGATGAACTGGAAGACAATGATATGGATGTCTATATCAATCAACCAATTGCTGCAGCAGTTATGTCAGCGGAGAAGATATCCTCCCTGGATGTTTGCATCAAATCAGCTGCAGATGCAATTATTTCAATGTCCATAGATGCACATAATCATTTAGATAATATCACGAGTATTCCCTCCGCACCAGCTACTTGTGATTCCTTGCATTTGTTAGCAAAGATAGCTACATGTATCGTGGAGTCATTTGAagcttctggtgatgacggattggATTTCTTCGAGTCAATGACATTGAAACTGGATGAACTCAAGGCAGATGAATACAGTTGCAAATCTTTCAAACACGAGAAGCCAAAGGATGATGAGAAGTCTACTTGCTCAatgctttcaaggtctagaaggGCTCAGGCAAAGAAGAGAACGCAAAGGAGAGATTTCAAGAAAGATGTCCTTCCAGCACTCACATCATTGTCCAAGCATGAAGTGACTGAGGATCTTCAAGTGCTCGGAGGGATAACGAGAGCTTCAAAGTTGCAACTGACTGGTTCTACAAAGACAAAAAGGAGCAAACACAAGACAAGTTCTCAAAGGGGGCGAAGACAAGCGAGAAGTTTGGCCATTGCAATTGCAGAAATGCACAATAGTCCCCCTCGAACACTACCTATTCACACAGAATTGGAGAATGCTAGGAGTAGCATAATGGGATGGGGGAGGACTACTAGAAGATGTCCGAGACAAAGAACAGCTAATGCCGCGGCTCCCTAG